A genomic segment from Spinacia oleracea cultivar Varoflay chromosome 3, BTI_SOV_V1, whole genome shotgun sequence encodes:
- the LOC110787505 gene encoding lysM domain receptor-like kinase 4 isoform X1: MGSPSFIHAFILSSIYFFSLITAQQPYASSNCRRNESSSLGYNCNGVKTSCNTFLIYRTQPPYNNISSIATLFSANASQISAINNNVTENTALATNTKVIIPVTCSCAGGFYQANTTHVVIRDDNYYKLANNTFEGLTTCRAIRAQKLSPNIVDIFPGERLTIPLRCACPTKRQLNLGIKYLMSFVIQPSNPSIGGIATYFGADVGQTFEANGKSEQDYVIQPFTTLLVPLQNPPNGSQMEYPPYVPPPTSSPPSLPPIATPLPLSSGNLNKKWVYFGLGAVAGGIFISLIGLFFFFVLPRKKTNPIVSSSTHNFEAQETALLKQTPEKESLDFLENISKIASLKVYSSKDLHSATKNFSSDHWIKGSVYKGSIDGEEVVIKKMDGDVSKEISVLNKINHFNLIKLLGVCFDDGVWYFVYEYADNGSLRDWIYPDGKTLSWEKRMVIACDVATGLNYLHSYTNPAHIHQDIRSNNVLLNKEFRAKIAKFGLSRPLKGNEYLYGQFTLTEHIVGTKGYLAPEYLENGIVSPMLDVYSFGVLLLEMLTGKEVGFLYEGVKVRLSEILIPVLSEKNGISRLKEFMDSSLEEDYPTDIAYTMLLLVDRCLRKDPGNRPFMDEIVQILSKTVTTSLIWGSSTSASISSS; this comes from the exons atGGGTTCTCCTTCATTCATCCATGCCTTCATTCTCTCATCAATCTACTTCTTCTCTTTGATCACAGCCCAACAGCCTTATGCCAGTAGCAATTGCCGTCGAAACGAGTCTTCTTCTCTTGGGTACAACTGCAATGGTGTGAAAACTTCTTGCAACACTTTCCTCATTTATAGAACTCAACCTCCCTACAATAACATCTCTTCAATTGCCACTCTTTTCTCTGCTAATGCATCTCAGATTTCTGCAATCAACAACAATGTTACCGAAAACACGGCTTTAGCAACAAACACTAAGGTGATCATCCCTGTTACATGCTCCTGTGCTGGTGGATTCTACCAAGCTAACACCACTCATGTTGTTATACGTGATGATAATTACTACAAGCTAGCTAACAACACGTTTGAAGGTTTGACTACTTGCAG GGCGATCCGAGCTCAAAAACTGAGTCCAAATATAGTCGATATATTTCCTGGTGAAAGGCTTACTATACCTCTTAGGTGTGCTTGTCCTACCAAGAGGCAACTAAATTTGGGGATTAAGTACCTTATGAGCTTTGTCATCCAACCAAGCAATCCTAGTATTGGGGGTATTGCAACGTATTTTGGAGCTGATGTTGGACAAACTTTTGAGGCTAATGGAAAATCTGAGCAGGATTATGTTATCCAACCTTTCACAACCCTTCTTGTTCCGTTACAGAATCCGCCAAATGGTTCTCAAATGGAGTACCCTCCTTACGTACCACCACCAACATCTTCTCCACCGTCATTGCCTCCTATAGCAACACCATTGCCGCTGTCTAGTGGGAATTTGAACAAGAAATGGGTTTATTTTGGGTTAGGAGCAGTTGCAGGGGGTATATTTATTTCATTAATCGggttatttttcttctttgtgTTGCCAAGGAAAAAAACTAACCCAATTGTATCATCATCAACACACAACTTTGAAGCACAAGAAACCGCTCTTTTGAAGCAGACACCAGAGAAAGAATCccttgattttcttgagaatatATCTAAAATAGCTTCTCTGAAAGTATACAGTTCTAAGGACTTGCATTCAGCAACGAAGAATTTCAGCTCTGATCATTGGATTAAAGGATCAGTATATAAAGGAAGTATTGACGGGGAAGAAGTGGTGATCAAGAAGATGGATGGAGATGTTAGCAAAGAGATTAGTGTACTAAACAAGATCAACCATTTTAACCTCATTAAGTTGTTAGGGGTTTGCTTTGATGATGGGGTTTGGTACTTTGTGTATGAATATGCTGATAATGGATCTTTACGGGATTGGATTTACCCCGATGGTAAAACCTTGAGTTGGGAGAAGAGAATGGTGATTGCTTGCGATGTTGCCACCGGGTTAAACTATCTTCATAGCTATACTAACCCGGCACACATTCACCAAGACATAAGGAGCAACAATGTACTTCTGAATAAAGAGTTTAGGGCTAAAATCGCCAAATTTGGGCTCTCGAGACCACTTAAAGGGAATGAATATCTATATGGTCAATTTACGCTAACAGAGCATATTGTGGGAACTAAAGGTTATTTAGCTCCTGAGTATTTGGAGAACGGAATTGTTTCCCCCATGCTTGATGTTTATTCTTTCGGTGTTCTTCTGTTAGAGATGCTTACTGGTAAGGAAGTTGGTTTCCTTTATGAAGGAGTTAAGGTGCGTTTATCAGAAATCTTAATCCCTGTGTTGAGTGAGAAGAATGGAATTTCAAGGTTGAAAGAATTTATGGATTCTTCGCTTGAGGAGGATTATCCTACTGATATCGCGTATACTATGCTCTTGTTAGTTGATCGTTGCTTGAGGAAAGATCCGGGAAATCGTCCTTTCATGGATGAAATTGTGCAAATTCTGTCAAAAACTGTGACAACCTCACTAATTTGGGGATCCAGTACTTCTGCTAGTATTTCAAGTTCATGA
- the LOC110787505 gene encoding lysM domain receptor-like kinase 4 isoform X2, giving the protein MDKNSIASTIRNHYAIRLRLIIAQRAGLRIITQLCYVLIEISAINNNVTENTALATNTKVIIPVTCSCAGGFYQANTTHVVIRDDNYYKLANNTFEGLTTCRAIRAQKLSPNIVDIFPGERLTIPLRCACPTKRQLNLGIKYLMSFVIQPSNPSIGGIATYFGADVGQTFEANGKSEQDYVIQPFTTLLVPLQNPPNGSQMEYPPYVPPPTSSPPSLPPIATPLPLSSGNLNKKWVYFGLGAVAGGIFISLIGLFFFFVLPRKKTNPIVSSSTHNFEAQETALLKQTPEKESLDFLENISKIASLKVYSSKDLHSATKNFSSDHWIKGSVYKGSIDGEEVVIKKMDGDVSKEISVLNKINHFNLIKLLGVCFDDGVWYFVYEYADNGSLRDWIYPDGKTLSWEKRMVIACDVATGLNYLHSYTNPAHIHQDIRSNNVLLNKEFRAKIAKFGLSRPLKGNEYLYGQFTLTEHIVGTKGYLAPEYLENGIVSPMLDVYSFGVLLLEMLTGKEVGFLYEGVKVRLSEILIPVLSEKNGISRLKEFMDSSLEEDYPTDIAYTMLLLVDRCLRKDPGNRPFMDEIVQILSKTVTTSLIWGSSTSASISSS; this is encoded by the exons ATG GATAAGAATAGCATAGCAAGCACGATTAGGAATCATTACGCAATTAGATTGAG GCTAATAATAGCACAGAGAGCAGGATTAAGAATCATTACGCAACTTTGTTATGTGCTGATTGAG ATTTCTGCAATCAACAACAATGTTACCGAAAACACGGCTTTAGCAACAAACACTAAGGTGATCATCCCTGTTACATGCTCCTGTGCTGGTGGATTCTACCAAGCTAACACCACTCATGTTGTTATACGTGATGATAATTACTACAAGCTAGCTAACAACACGTTTGAAGGTTTGACTACTTGCAG GGCGATCCGAGCTCAAAAACTGAGTCCAAATATAGTCGATATATTTCCTGGTGAAAGGCTTACTATACCTCTTAGGTGTGCTTGTCCTACCAAGAGGCAACTAAATTTGGGGATTAAGTACCTTATGAGCTTTGTCATCCAACCAAGCAATCCTAGTATTGGGGGTATTGCAACGTATTTTGGAGCTGATGTTGGACAAACTTTTGAGGCTAATGGAAAATCTGAGCAGGATTATGTTATCCAACCTTTCACAACCCTTCTTGTTCCGTTACAGAATCCGCCAAATGGTTCTCAAATGGAGTACCCTCCTTACGTACCACCACCAACATCTTCTCCACCGTCATTGCCTCCTATAGCAACACCATTGCCGCTGTCTAGTGGGAATTTGAACAAGAAATGGGTTTATTTTGGGTTAGGAGCAGTTGCAGGGGGTATATTTATTTCATTAATCGggttatttttcttctttgtgTTGCCAAGGAAAAAAACTAACCCAATTGTATCATCATCAACACACAACTTTGAAGCACAAGAAACCGCTCTTTTGAAGCAGACACCAGAGAAAGAATCccttgattttcttgagaatatATCTAAAATAGCTTCTCTGAAAGTATACAGTTCTAAGGACTTGCATTCAGCAACGAAGAATTTCAGCTCTGATCATTGGATTAAAGGATCAGTATATAAAGGAAGTATTGACGGGGAAGAAGTGGTGATCAAGAAGATGGATGGAGATGTTAGCAAAGAGATTAGTGTACTAAACAAGATCAACCATTTTAACCTCATTAAGTTGTTAGGGGTTTGCTTTGATGATGGGGTTTGGTACTTTGTGTATGAATATGCTGATAATGGATCTTTACGGGATTGGATTTACCCCGATGGTAAAACCTTGAGTTGGGAGAAGAGAATGGTGATTGCTTGCGATGTTGCCACCGGGTTAAACTATCTTCATAGCTATACTAACCCGGCACACATTCACCAAGACATAAGGAGCAACAATGTACTTCTGAATAAAGAGTTTAGGGCTAAAATCGCCAAATTTGGGCTCTCGAGACCACTTAAAGGGAATGAATATCTATATGGTCAATTTACGCTAACAGAGCATATTGTGGGAACTAAAGGTTATTTAGCTCCTGAGTATTTGGAGAACGGAATTGTTTCCCCCATGCTTGATGTTTATTCTTTCGGTGTTCTTCTGTTAGAGATGCTTACTGGTAAGGAAGTTGGTTTCCTTTATGAAGGAGTTAAGGTGCGTTTATCAGAAATCTTAATCCCTGTGTTGAGTGAGAAGAATGGAATTTCAAGGTTGAAAGAATTTATGGATTCTTCGCTTGAGGAGGATTATCCTACTGATATCGCGTATACTATGCTCTTGTTAGTTGATCGTTGCTTGAGGAAAGATCCGGGAAATCGTCCTTTCATGGATGAAATTGTGCAAATTCTGTCAAAAACTGTGACAACCTCACTAATTTGGGGATCCAGTACTTCTGCTAGTATTTCAAGTTCATGA